The sequence GAGCCTGTAAAAGAATCTAAACCTACTGAAGAAGTGGTAAAACCAGAAAAAAGCCCAGAGCTTTCAATGGGGCAAAGCAATGCTATTCGACAAGCTAAAAATTATTTGGATTTTACAGCATTTTCACGTACAGGTTTAATTGAGCAGCTAGAATTTGAAGGGTACTCTAAAGAAGATGCCACCTTTGCAGTTGATAATATCGAAGTAGATTGGATGGAGCAAGCGGCTAAATCGGCTCAGAACTATTTAGACTTCACAAGTTTCTCAAAGCAAGGCCTAATTGACCAACTTATATTCGAAGGTTTCACTAGTGAACAAGCGGCTCATGGTGCTGCAGCAGTAGGTTATTAATAGTTTGAGAACTTTATAAACAACAACTTAATCAGCAATTACGCTTCTTTTATCAGCGATAGTCATAGCTTTTATCTGTTACCACTGAGTTTACAAATAGGGGAATATTTTAAAAAGGTGAAAGTAAAAAAGCCTAAATCATCCTTTTTAAGTGAAGATTTAGGCCTTTGCTATTCACCATATCGTCCGGTTATGGAATAAAGTAATATATTCTCTCAACCATTAGTTAAAATAAGGAGAAAATCAATATTATCGTTAAACGCAATTTCAATCCCAGTAAAAAACTATGTAATGATGATACATTTTCAAAGGCCGTAATCAGTAAGGATCTGACCCTGATCCTGTACCAACTATTTTTCATTCATCAATTGTTCAACAGC is a genomic window of Niallia sp. XMNu-256 containing:
- a CDS encoding Ltp family lipoprotein, whose product is MKKSLITASIIISAALVLSACGGTTETPVDSSAEETIAPVETEQTIEEATEPTETEQATEEATELTETEQVTEEATEPAETEQTPEETAAPAKTEQVPEPAKEEAAPVKPIEEPVKESKPTEEVVKPEKSPELSMGQSNAIRQAKNYLDFTAFSRTGLIEQLEFEGYSKEDATFAVDNIEVDWMEQAAKSAQNYLDFTSFSKQGLIDQLIFEGFTSEQAAHGAAAVGY